The Triticum aestivum cultivar Chinese Spring chromosome 7B, IWGSC CS RefSeq v2.1, whole genome shotgun sequence genome window below encodes:
- the LOC123162076 gene encoding uncharacterized protein, with amino-acid sequence MEQFQDGHHVRLRCREHGMYLHADKDGRGVSLRRPRASMNAAWAVHLYQEDDDVQYVLLHSAAYGGYLAAMDAPAPLGHRGRRVEQRDYEELEEEAVRWRPVRIVPGDYILLRHASGRFLRANGKFLPWNNGASVVDTVSTMTHWVVERIPAREGMPELPLAGGLDILLPRRWVVYASAGADGGPAFWATLEFKGRSVFRLRSELASDIGIGMGDLAMCVQAGINGRPTPLVVNLPRGTRTLYIVVVPAHVELWYPDVGAE; translated from the exons ATGGAGCAATTCCAGGACGGCCACCACGTGCGGCTTCGGTGCCGCGAGCACGGCATGTACCTGCACGCCGACAAGGACGGCCGTGGAGTCTCCCTCCGCCGGCCCCGGGCGTCGATGAACGCGGCGTGGGCAGTGCACCTGTACCAAGAAGATGACGATGTCCAGTACGTGCTCCTCCACAGCGCCGCCTATGGCGGCTACCTGGCGGCCATGGACGCACCGGCGCCGCTAGGCCACCGCGGGCGCCGCGTCGAGCAGCGCGACTACGAGGAACTGGAGGAGGAGGCCGTCAGGTGGCGGCCCGTCAGGATCGTGCCCGGGGACTACATCCTGCTCCGCCACGCCAGCGGCCGCTTCCTCCGCGCCAACGGGAAGTTCCTCCCCTGGAACAACGGCGCCAGCGTCGTCGACACCGTCAGCACGATGACGCACTGGGTCGTGGAGCGCATCCCCGCCAGGGAGGGCATGCCTGAG CTCCCCCTCGCCGGAGGCCTCGACATCCTGTTGCCGCGGCGGTGGGTCGTGTACGCCTCGGCGGGCGCCGATGGGGGCCCCGCCTTCTGGGCTACGTTGGAGTTCAAGGGGAGGTCTGTGTTCCGCCTGAGGAGCGAGCTGGCCAGCGATATAGGCATCGGCATGGGCGACCTCGCCATGTGCGTCCAGGCGGGCATTAACGGGCGGCCTACCCCACTCGTCGTCAACCTACCCCGTGGCACGCGGACCCTTTACATCGTCGTCGTCCCAG